A window of the Bdellovibrio sp. ZAP7 genome harbors these coding sequences:
- a CDS encoding chemotaxis protein CheB — MNSHYLFPGKHAAFKEETVISTLLGSCVAVAIYDPTTRIGGLNHYLLPDAQPNERANSRYGNHAIQMLVEDCVKLGANRSQLKAKVYGGGNVISVSSLGDAIGKRNIELAESMLREMGIPITERNVGGESARTIKFNTATADVLHNQTKEGGADSPVDVSGFKPLAVAKGVKVLVVDDSATVRTLFSKIFTSSGLEVVGAAADAYQARDLIVNKKPDVMTLDIEMPKMSGVMFLEKIMKHHPIPVVMVSSLANTGEAALKSLDLGAVEFVHKPSQFDPQVLKELAETLVMKVRAAASVNVIKKLKETPASEARVSVPTKAVRRAAELKIVVVGGNAGSADALEQFIATLAADTPPVVVSCSTVANFVTAYISKVKAKSKVTPVVGKDGDFLRMGHVYFIPSEHHGKIVTGPQGPVLKLEKGAPVASQLPSSNVLFQSAANSFGKGVFAVLLGGFGTDGVNGLTEVQKLGGASVVQHPEEAQFPYGPQKAIELGVADEVLKAEALAAYLMQYRNQNLY; from the coding sequence ATGAATTCACATTATTTGTTTCCTGGTAAGCACGCGGCCTTTAAAGAAGAGACCGTTATTTCCACGCTGTTGGGTTCTTGCGTTGCAGTTGCGATCTATGATCCGACAACACGAATCGGCGGATTAAATCACTATCTATTGCCCGATGCGCAGCCTAATGAGCGTGCGAACTCTCGTTATGGCAATCACGCCATCCAAATGTTGGTGGAAGATTGCGTAAAGCTGGGTGCCAATCGCTCGCAATTAAAAGCGAAAGTCTATGGTGGCGGAAACGTTATCAGTGTGTCTTCTTTGGGAGATGCCATCGGTAAACGTAACATTGAACTTGCCGAGAGCATGTTGCGTGAAATGGGTATTCCCATAACCGAGCGCAACGTGGGTGGCGAATCTGCGCGCACTATAAAATTTAATACGGCTACTGCGGATGTTTTGCATAATCAAACAAAAGAAGGCGGCGCCGACAGTCCTGTCGACGTGTCTGGTTTTAAACCTTTGGCGGTGGCTAAAGGTGTGAAAGTTTTGGTAGTGGATGATTCAGCCACAGTGCGCACGTTGTTCTCCAAAATCTTCACCAGCAGTGGTTTGGAAGTTGTAGGTGCAGCAGCTGATGCTTATCAAGCCCGCGATTTAATTGTTAATAAAAAACCTGATGTGATGACTTTGGATATCGAGATGCCAAAGATGTCAGGAGTTATGTTCCTAGAAAAAATCATGAAGCATCATCCGATTCCGGTGGTGATGGTTTCTTCTCTGGCGAATACCGGGGAGGCCGCGCTTAAATCTTTGGATTTGGGTGCAGTAGAGTTCGTACATAAACCGTCACAGTTTGATCCGCAAGTTTTAAAGGAGCTCGCTGAAACGCTGGTTATGAAAGTGCGTGCAGCAGCATCTGTGAATGTGATTAAAAAGTTAAAAGAAACGCCGGCTTCAGAAGCCCGTGTTTCTGTTCCTACGAAAGCTGTTCGTCGTGCAGCCGAGCTTAAAATCGTTGTGGTCGGTGGCAATGCTGGCAGCGCCGATGCACTGGAACAGTTTATTGCAACTCTTGCGGCGGATACTCCGCCAGTTGTGGTGTCTTGCAGTACTGTTGCGAATTTCGTGACGGCATATATTTCTAAAGTAAAAGCGAAATCCAAAGTCACACCAGTTGTGGGTAAGGATGGGGATTTCCTTAGAATGGGTCACGTCTATTTTATTCCGTCAGAACATCACGGTAAGATTGTTACGGGTCCCCAAGGTCCTGTTTTGAAACTTGAGAAAGGCGCGCCTGTGGCGTCTCAGTTGCCTTCCAGTAACGTCCTATTCCAATCTGCTGCGAACTCCTTTGGAAAAGGTGTCTTTGCGGTTCTGTTGGGTGGATTTGGTACTGATGGCGTTAACGGCCTGACCGAGGTGCAAAAACTTGGTGGCGCAAGCGTCGTACAGCATCCAGAAGAAGCTCAGTTCCCTTATGGCCCGCAAAAAGCGATTGAGCTTGGCGTGGCAGATGAGGTATTAAAAGCTGAAGCTTTGGCTGCGTACTTGATGCAATACCGTAACCAAAACCTATATTAA